A stretch of the Mycobacteroides immunogenum genome encodes the following:
- a CDS encoding amino acid ABC transporter ATP-binding protein, with the protein MSTIEVRGVHKSYGQVAALRDVNLTVRQGEVTVIIGPSGSGKSTLLRTLNHLEKVDAGTVRIDGELIGYRQRGSVLYELPERAILRQRSQVGFVFQNFNLFPHLTVLENIIEAPLAARRASRADLEAEATRLLERVGVADKAAEYPRRLSGGQQQRVAIARALALRPKVILFDEPTSALDPELVNEVLDVIRQLARDGATLVIVTHEIGLAREIADTVVFMDRGAIVEQGPPKEVLDNPSHARTASFLSKVLS; encoded by the coding sequence ATGAGCACCATCGAGGTGCGGGGTGTGCATAAGTCCTACGGTCAGGTCGCGGCCCTCCGCGATGTGAATCTGACTGTGCGGCAAGGAGAAGTGACGGTCATCATCGGGCCCTCCGGTTCGGGCAAGTCGACGCTGCTGCGCACCCTGAACCATCTGGAGAAGGTGGACGCCGGGACCGTACGCATCGACGGTGAGCTGATCGGGTACCGCCAGCGCGGCTCGGTGCTCTACGAGTTGCCGGAACGCGCGATCTTGCGACAGCGCTCGCAGGTCGGCTTCGTGTTCCAGAACTTCAATCTGTTCCCGCATCTGACGGTGCTGGAGAACATCATCGAAGCGCCGTTGGCAGCGCGGCGGGCATCGCGCGCCGATCTGGAGGCCGAGGCAACGCGGCTACTGGAGCGTGTGGGAGTCGCCGATAAGGCTGCCGAGTATCCGCGCCGGCTCTCCGGCGGCCAGCAGCAGCGCGTGGCCATCGCTCGCGCGTTGGCCTTGCGCCCCAAGGTGATCCTGTTCGACGAGCCCACCTCGGCTCTGGACCCCGAACTGGTCAACGAGGTGCTCGACGTCATTCGGCAGCTCGCGCGGGACGGCGCCACCCTGGTGATCGTCACACATGAGATCGGGCTTGCCCGGGAGATCGCCGACACCGTCGTGTTCATGGATCGCGGTGCCATCGTCGAGCAGGGGCCGCCTAAGGAGGTACTGGACAACCCGTCGCATGCGCGTACCGCCAGCTTCCTGTCCAAGGTGTTGTCGTGA
- a CDS encoding GNAT family N-acetyltransferase, which translates to MTACEDLLQFVTVEQQDPLAAPLLAELAVEYSTRYGGTLDEHHELLVSYPATHFSAPDGGLLIGLQGGAAVTGGAFQRYDADTAELKRIWTSSAHRRQGLAGRTLAALESEIRSRGYRRVYLTTGPRQPEAKALYLSAGYRPLYDQDLSADEVGIHPFEKDL; encoded by the coding sequence ATGACGGCATGTGAGGATCTGCTGCAGTTCGTGACGGTGGAGCAGCAGGATCCGTTGGCGGCTCCGCTGCTTGCCGAGCTGGCGGTCGAGTACAGCACCCGATACGGCGGCACCCTCGATGAGCACCACGAGCTCCTGGTGAGTTATCCGGCCACCCATTTCTCCGCCCCGGACGGCGGGCTGCTGATCGGACTGCAGGGCGGCGCGGCCGTGACCGGCGGTGCGTTCCAGCGATACGACGCGGATACCGCTGAGCTCAAACGCATCTGGACCTCCAGTGCGCACCGCCGTCAGGGGCTGGCGGGACGCACCCTGGCCGCGCTGGAATCGGAGATCCGCAGCCGCGGGTACCGGCGGGTCTACCTGACCACCGGTCCGCGCCAGCCCGAGGCCAAGGCGCTGTATCTGTCGGCGGGGTATCGTCCGCTGTACGACCAAGATCTGTCCGCGGACGAGGTCGGTATTCACCCGTTCGAGAAGGACTTGTGA
- a CDS encoding LLM class flavin-dependent oxidoreductase, with protein MNVPLSVLDLSPVSEGSDAATALRNSIDLAQHAEQWGYRRYWFAEHHFVAVASTVPALVIAHIAAATRRIRVGAGAVQIASTTPAAVVESFGILDALYPGRIDLGLGRTGHRLRDRLAGNEQKPEPAPAHEVDGLFIPQAPAEFGIKDNPKLRATVATLQQPGAHVADFDQQVADVQAFLDGSYVSPEGVALHIRPGEGADLPLWLFGSSKGESAQVAARRGLPFVANYHVTPWSTLEAVQAYRDAFQPSSALAEPYVIVSADAVAADDEATARHLTSTFGRWVHSIRSGNGAIPYPNPDGAQPLTDEERLYSEDRVLTQFVGDAGQVAERLDTLARVAGADELVITSITHRHEDRRRSYELIAKEWGLI; from the coding sequence ATGAACGTTCCACTCTCGGTTCTTGACCTCTCACCGGTCAGCGAAGGATCCGATGCCGCTACGGCATTGCGTAATTCGATCGACCTGGCCCAGCATGCCGAACAGTGGGGGTATCGCCGCTACTGGTTCGCCGAGCACCACTTCGTCGCCGTGGCGAGTACGGTTCCCGCGTTGGTCATCGCGCATATCGCCGCGGCCACCCGCCGGATCCGGGTGGGTGCCGGCGCTGTGCAAATCGCCTCGACCACACCCGCCGCGGTGGTGGAGAGCTTCGGGATTCTCGACGCGCTGTACCCGGGGCGCATCGACCTGGGGCTCGGACGTACGGGTCATCGCCTCAGGGACCGGCTGGCCGGAAACGAGCAGAAACCCGAACCCGCACCGGCCCACGAGGTCGATGGGCTGTTCATTCCGCAGGCTCCCGCCGAATTCGGCATCAAGGACAACCCGAAGCTGCGGGCCACCGTCGCCACGCTGCAGCAGCCCGGCGCGCACGTCGCGGACTTCGACCAGCAGGTCGCCGATGTGCAGGCATTCCTCGACGGCAGCTATGTCAGCCCGGAAGGTGTTGCGCTGCACATCCGCCCGGGTGAGGGCGCCGATCTGCCGCTCTGGCTCTTCGGATCAAGCAAGGGCGAGTCCGCGCAGGTCGCCGCGCGTCGCGGACTGCCATTCGTGGCGAATTACCACGTCACCCCATGGTCGACGTTGGAGGCCGTGCAGGCCTATCGCGACGCGTTTCAGCCCTCGTCGGCGCTGGCCGAGCCGTACGTCATCGTCTCGGCGGACGCGGTAGCCGCCGACGACGAGGCCACCGCCCGCCATCTCACCAGCACCTTTGGCCGCTGGGTGCACTCGATCCGGTCCGGGAATGGCGCCATCCCGTACCCCAATCCCGATGGTGCACAACCGCTTACCGATGAGGAGCGGTTGTACTCGGAGGACAGGGTGCTCACCCAGTTCGTGGGTGACGCCGGACAGGTCGCCGAGCGGCTGGACACGCTGGCCCGGGTTGCCGGCGCCGACGAGCTGGTCATCACGTCCATCACCCACCGGCATGAGGATCGGCGCAGGTCCTACGAGCTGATCGCCAAGGAATGGGGGCTGATCTGA
- a CDS encoding DNA polymerase beta superfamily protein, with protein MQYSSETPRLIAEGNTVLRGQVGSGLHGVTTGDDDRDEMGVCIEPPECVIGLRTFEQYIFRTQPEGVRSGPGDLDLVVYSLRKWARLAAAGNPTVLLLLFIPDRELTINTDVGRDIQRHPERFLSRMAGRKFLGYLNSQRRRLTGELTRPANRPELIERYGFDTKFAYHAVRLGIQGIELMERGRITLPMPQPYRGQLVDVRQGAYTLSDALGWLDEVTARLEYLTETADLPEEPDRAIIDNWLVQTYRRHWEA; from the coding sequence ATGCAGTACTCAAGTGAGACGCCGCGACTGATAGCCGAAGGGAACACCGTCCTGCGCGGACAGGTGGGTTCCGGGCTGCACGGTGTCACCACGGGAGACGACGATCGCGATGAGATGGGTGTGTGCATCGAGCCCCCCGAATGCGTGATCGGCCTGCGGACCTTCGAGCAGTACATCTTCCGGACGCAACCCGAGGGCGTCAGATCAGGGCCGGGCGACCTGGACCTGGTCGTGTACTCGCTGCGCAAGTGGGCCCGGCTCGCGGCCGCGGGTAACCCGACGGTGCTGCTACTGCTGTTCATCCCCGATCGTGAGCTCACGATCAATACCGACGTGGGACGGGACATCCAACGGCACCCCGAACGGTTCCTGTCGCGCATGGCCGGCCGCAAGTTTCTGGGCTATCTCAACTCGCAACGCAGACGTCTGACGGGTGAGTTGACGCGCCCGGCTAACCGCCCCGAGCTGATCGAGCGGTATGGGTTTGATACCAAATTTGCTTATCACGCAGTACGTCTCGGCATCCAGGGGATCGAGCTGATGGAGCGCGGCAGGATCACCTTGCCCATGCCGCAGCCGTACCGCGGCCAGTTGGTCGACGTGCGCCAGGGTGCGTACACGTTGTCCGATGCGCTGGGCTGGCTGGATGAGGTGACGGCACGTCTGGAGTATCTGACGGAGACGGCCGATCTACCGGAAGAGCCGGACCGGGCGATCATCGACAACTGGCTGGTCCAGACGTACCGGCGGCATTGGGAGGCGTAG
- a CDS encoding ABC transporter substrate-binding protein, whose amino-acid sequence MVLTGCAVGVEPEMSSAFNLGPEQDRIRAAKVDAIAAEVPDAIRKRGTLIVAGDTDTAPPLRFYATDDKTIIGIETDISYLVADILGLRVDLRSADWAQNFVKVDSGEVDALICNVTVTEERKEKFDFATYRRDNVTFEARRSLDWEVKGPRDIAGKTIGVGSGTNQEELLVRWNEENVAAGLPAAELKYFQQATGYYLALASGRIDAYVGPNPSAVFHSQATGQTKLVGTFSGAGEALQGEIAVLTKKDNGLVRAFADAINHAIADGAYRKVLQRWGLEDEAVAKSEINPRGLPRQG is encoded by the coding sequence ATGGTCCTCACCGGGTGTGCTGTCGGGGTGGAGCCCGAGATGTCGTCAGCATTCAATCTCGGCCCGGAACAAGACCGTATCCGGGCCGCCAAGGTGGACGCCATTGCCGCCGAGGTGCCTGACGCAATCCGCAAGCGTGGCACGCTCATCGTGGCCGGAGATACCGATACCGCGCCGCCATTGCGTTTCTACGCCACTGATGACAAGACGATAATCGGGATCGAGACGGATATCAGCTATCTGGTCGCCGATATCCTGGGGCTGCGTGTCGATCTGCGATCGGCGGACTGGGCGCAGAATTTCGTGAAGGTGGATTCGGGCGAGGTGGACGCGCTTATCTGCAATGTGACGGTGACCGAGGAGCGTAAGGAAAAGTTCGACTTCGCGACCTACCGCCGGGACAACGTCACCTTCGAGGCCCGGCGCTCGCTGGATTGGGAGGTCAAGGGTCCCAGGGATATCGCGGGCAAGACCATCGGCGTCGGGTCGGGCACCAACCAGGAGGAGCTCCTGGTGCGGTGGAACGAAGAGAACGTCGCGGCGGGCCTGCCCGCCGCCGAACTCAAGTATTTCCAGCAGGCCACCGGGTACTACCTGGCGCTGGCCTCCGGCCGCATCGATGCCTACGTGGGGCCCAATCCGTCAGCGGTTTTCCATTCGCAGGCCACCGGGCAGACCAAGCTGGTCGGTACTTTCTCGGGCGCGGGGGAGGCGCTACAGGGCGAGATCGCGGTGCTCACCAAGAAGGACAACGGGCTGGTGCGCGCCTTCGCCGACGCCATCAATCACGCGATTGCCGACGGCGCGTATCGTAAGGTGTTGCAGCGCTGGGGATTGGAAGACGAGGCAGTGGCCAAATCGGAGATCAATCCTCGCGGACTACCCAGGCAAGGATGA
- a CDS encoding LLM class flavin-dependent oxidoreductase gives MPPLRTGGSSVLLGLALDGHGWHPDADKRAGKPLTGRYWTQQVQLAEQGLLDFVTFEDSFAPTPGGRLDAVLTAARVAPVTHHIGLIPTAPATHNEPFHISKSIATLDIVSGGRAGWQVTIADTEEEADVFGRTKVLPLQDLLDEAADAVEVVRRLWDSWEDDAEIRDLATGRFIDRDKLHYIDFEGRFFSVKGPSITPRSPQGQSVVAALARSRPGQAFAAKHADVIFVTPHDGASAAEIPARLHNTAGHRTIKVLADLVVSFGRESEFHSDAAIFTGNAPELGELIARWHEWGIDGVRLRPAVNALDIPVIVDELVPLLQAHLGFRAEYDNRTLRERLGLPAATNRYARKSA, from the coding sequence GTGCCTCCTCTTCGCACCGGCGGCTCCTCGGTGTTACTCGGTTTGGCCTTGGACGGACACGGCTGGCATCCGGACGCGGATAAGCGGGCTGGCAAGCCCTTGACCGGCAGGTACTGGACCCAACAGGTCCAGCTTGCCGAGCAAGGGCTGCTGGATTTCGTGACGTTCGAGGATTCGTTCGCTCCCACTCCCGGTGGCCGTCTCGACGCGGTGCTGACCGCTGCCCGGGTGGCCCCGGTGACCCACCACATCGGGCTCATTCCCACCGCGCCGGCCACTCACAACGAGCCGTTTCACATTTCGAAGTCGATCGCGACCCTGGACATCGTCTCCGGCGGCCGAGCCGGCTGGCAGGTGACCATCGCCGATACCGAGGAAGAGGCCGACGTCTTCGGGCGCACCAAGGTGTTGCCGCTGCAAGACCTGCTCGATGAGGCCGCCGATGCGGTGGAAGTGGTCAGACGGTTGTGGGACAGCTGGGAGGACGACGCCGAGATACGGGACCTGGCGACGGGACGTTTCATCGACAGGGACAAGCTGCACTACATCGATTTCGAGGGCAGGTTCTTCTCGGTCAAGGGGCCCTCCATCACCCCCAGGTCTCCGCAGGGGCAGTCGGTGGTGGCCGCACTGGCGCGTAGCCGGCCCGGGCAGGCCTTCGCCGCGAAGCATGCCGACGTCATCTTTGTCACCCCGCACGACGGGGCCTCAGCCGCCGAGATTCCGGCCCGCTTACACAACACGGCAGGCCATCGCACGATCAAGGTGCTCGCCGATCTGGTGGTCTCGTTTGGCCGTGAGAGCGAATTTCATTCCGATGCCGCGATATTCACGGGTAACGCGCCCGAGTTGGGCGAGCTCATCGCCCGCTGGCACGAGTGGGGGATCGATGGCGTGCGACTGCGCCCTGCCGTCAACGCGCTCGATATTCCGGTCATAGTTGACGAACTAGTGCCTCTTCTTCAGGCCCACCTGGGTTTCCGCGCCGAGTATGACAACAGAACCCTGCGCGAACGGCTGGGCCTACCCGCCGCCACCAACCGCTATGCAAGGAAGTCGGCATGA
- a CDS encoding NtaA/DmoA family FMN-dependent monooxygenase (This protein belongs to a clade of FMN-dependent monooxygenases, within a broader family of flavin-dependent oxidoreductases, the luciferase-like monooxygenase (LMM) family, some of whose members use coenzyme F420 rather than FMN.) → MGADLMSDQTSAIQVREGKDRKPVHLAAHFPGVNNTTVWSDPASGSQIDFDSFVHLARSAERGLFDFFFLAEGLRLREHRDRIYDLDVVGRPDTFTVLAALGAVTDRLGLVGTINTTFNEPFNVARQFATLDHLSDGRSGWNMVTSSDAFTGENFRRGGFLDHADRYHRAEEFITVARKFWDSWEVAGEPRLVSHRGPQFTVRGVATAPASPQRHPVLLQAGDSADGRDFGAKHADALFTIHSSIPAGQKYYADVKARAVAHGRNPDQLKVFPGVTYVLGDTEQEAVEKAAYIRDQQVGPQTAIAYLEQVWGRDLSEYDPDGPLPDVDPTGDASITRGKARHGDPREIAAKYRAIAEAKKLSIRELIKEVTSRQQFIGTPSQVATEVDRYIQADACDGFILVPHLTPAGLDDFVDSVVPLLQERGAFRTEYEHETLRDHLGLDPINSLAQGDVDRVAQ, encoded by the coding sequence ATGGGGGCTGATCTGATGAGCGATCAAACCAGCGCAATTCAGGTACGAGAAGGCAAGGACCGCAAGCCTGTTCACCTCGCGGCGCATTTTCCGGGGGTCAACAACACCACCGTGTGGTCCGATCCCGCCTCCGGCAGCCAGATCGACTTCGATTCCTTCGTACATCTGGCACGTAGCGCCGAGCGCGGGCTGTTCGACTTCTTCTTCCTGGCCGAGGGGCTACGCCTTCGTGAACACCGCGACCGGATCTACGATCTCGATGTCGTCGGGCGGCCCGACACCTTCACGGTGCTCGCGGCCCTCGGTGCCGTCACCGATCGGCTCGGGCTGGTGGGCACGATCAACACCACGTTCAACGAACCCTTCAATGTGGCACGGCAATTCGCCACCCTGGATCATCTGTCCGATGGGCGGTCCGGCTGGAACATGGTCACCTCCTCCGACGCGTTCACCGGCGAGAATTTCCGGCGTGGCGGATTTCTGGACCACGCCGACCGGTATCACCGTGCCGAGGAATTCATCACCGTGGCGCGCAAGTTCTGGGACAGCTGGGAGGTGGCGGGTGAACCACGTCTCGTCAGCCACCGGGGGCCGCAATTCACCGTCCGCGGCGTCGCGACGGCCCCGGCATCCCCGCAGCGCCATCCCGTTCTGCTGCAGGCAGGGGATTCCGCGGACGGACGCGACTTCGGCGCCAAGCACGCGGATGCCCTGTTCACCATCCATTCGTCGATTCCGGCGGGGCAGAAGTACTACGCGGATGTGAAGGCCCGAGCTGTCGCGCACGGGCGAAACCCTGACCAGCTCAAGGTCTTTCCGGGTGTCACCTATGTCCTCGGTGACACCGAACAGGAAGCGGTTGAGAAGGCGGCGTACATCCGGGATCAGCAGGTGGGGCCGCAAACCGCCATCGCCTATCTCGAGCAGGTCTGGGGTCGCGACCTTTCCGAATACGACCCGGATGGCCCGCTGCCGGATGTCGATCCCACGGGCGACGCCTCGATCACCCGGGGCAAGGCCCGGCACGGTGATCCCCGGGAGATCGCGGCGAAGTATCGGGCGATCGCCGAGGCCAAGAAGCTGTCGATCCGCGAGCTGATCAAGGAGGTCACCTCGCGCCAGCAGTTCATCGGCACTCCGTCGCAGGTGGCCACCGAGGTGGATCGGTACATCCAGGCCGATGCCTGCGATGGTTTCATCCTGGTACCGCATCTGACGCCGGCCGGGCTCGACGACTTCGTGGATTCCGTGGTGCCGTTGCTACAGGAGCGCGGCGCCTTCCGCACCGAATACGAGCACGAGACGCTGCGCGATCACCTGGGGCTCGACCCCATCAACTCACTCGCTCAGGGCGATGTCGACCGCGTCGCGCAGTGA